The following coding sequences lie in one Hydrogenophaga sp. PBL-H3 genomic window:
- a CDS encoding ABC transporter permease, whose protein sequence is MSLPLAPVATAPRAAGAPTRPRKRSNLFTVRAGISRRTYWVLALTGLFTPLVLWAAVGLWGGIDPVFMPAPLQVLTKTWTWATETGLFEDMGISIYRVVAGFVLSAVIALPLGLLIGSFRSVQALLEPLTDFIRYMPAVAFIPLVMLWVGIGEGSKIAIIFIGTFFQMVLMVAEDVRRVPAAQVEAAQTMGASRSELIEKVILPSAKPALLDTLRITMGWAWTYLVVAELVAANSGLGYAILRAQRFLQTDTIFAGIIVIGLIGLVTDQLFRWGHRRAFPWLYLKG, encoded by the coding sequence ATGTCCTTGCCCCTTGCCCCCGTAGCCACGGCGCCGCGCGCTGCTGGTGCACCAACCCGGCCCAGGAAACGCTCCAACCTGTTCACCGTGCGCGCCGGCATCTCGCGGCGCACCTATTGGGTGCTTGCGCTCACCGGGCTGTTCACCCCTTTGGTGCTCTGGGCGGCGGTGGGCCTGTGGGGCGGGATCGATCCGGTGTTCATGCCGGCCCCGCTGCAGGTGCTCACCAAGACCTGGACCTGGGCCACCGAGACCGGCCTGTTTGAAGACATGGGCATCAGCATCTACCGCGTGGTCGCGGGCTTTGTGCTGTCGGCCGTGATCGCGCTGCCGCTGGGGCTGTTGATCGGTTCGTTCCGCTCGGTGCAGGCGCTGCTGGAGCCGCTCACCGATTTCATCCGCTACATGCCGGCAGTGGCCTTCATTCCGCTGGTGATGCTGTGGGTGGGCATTGGCGAGGGTTCCAAGATCGCCATCATCTTCATCGGTACTTTTTTCCAGATGGTGCTGATGGTGGCCGAAGACGTGCGCCGCGTGCCGGCTGCGCAGGTGGAGGCGGCGCAGACCATGGGCGCGAGCCGCAGCGAGCTGATTGAAAAGGTGATCTTGCCGAGCGCCAAGCCCGCGCTGCTGGACACGCTGCGCATCACCATGGGCTGGGCCTGGACGTATCTGGTGGTGGCCGAGCTGGTGGCCGCCAACTCGGGCCTGGGCTACGCGATCCTGCGCGCGCAGCGCTTCCTGCAGACCGACACCATCTTCGCCGGGATCATCGTCATCGGCCTCATCGGGCTGGTCACCGACCAGCTGTTCCGCTGGGGGCACCGCCGTGCCTTCCCATGGTTGTATTTGAAAGGCTGA
- a CDS encoding ABC transporter ATP-binding protein, whose product MSTAHIPLPKIVVRSLTKRFDGAPINALEGINLDIAENEFVTFVGASGCGKSTLLRTIGGLETQTSGDLLVDGRAVDGPGIDRAMVFQHYSLYPWMTVMENIKFCRQLKAHTHDSSSADVEAASGRADALLRLMGLQPVAHAWPNQLSGGMQQRVAIARALMGRPDVLLMDEPFGALDAQTREVMHDLIRYVHKLEKTTIVFVTHDVEEALYLGGRVVLMAPRPGRIDTVYDVPFGDQRVQDLKHEPEFVRLKRDILDRIRETSGMKTDLEQLQRLSGVGV is encoded by the coding sequence ATGAGCACCGCCCACATTCCCCTGCCCAAGATCGTCGTCCGCAGCCTCACCAAACGCTTTGACGGAGCCCCCATCAACGCGCTGGAAGGCATCAACCTCGACATCGCCGAAAACGAGTTCGTCACCTTTGTGGGTGCGTCGGGCTGCGGCAAGTCCACGTTGCTGCGCACCATCGGCGGGCTGGAAACACAAACCAGCGGCGACCTGCTCGTGGACGGCCGAGCGGTGGACGGCCCGGGCATCGACCGCGCCATGGTGTTCCAGCACTACAGCCTCTACCCGTGGATGACGGTGATGGAGAACATCAAGTTCTGCCGCCAGCTCAAGGCCCACACCCACGACAGCAGCTCGGCCGACGTGGAAGCCGCCTCGGGCCGGGCTGACGCGCTGTTGCGCCTCATGGGCCTGCAGCCGGTGGCCCACGCCTGGCCCAACCAGCTCTCGGGCGGCATGCAGCAGCGCGTGGCGATTGCGCGCGCGCTGATGGGCCGGCCCGACGTGCTGTTGATGGACGAGCCCTTCGGCGCGCTCGACGCACAAACCCGCGAGGTGATGCACGACCTGATCCGCTACGTGCACAAGCTGGAGAAAACCACCATCGTCTTCGTGACGCACGACGTGGAAGAAGCGCTGTATCTGGGTGGCCGTGTGGTGCTGATGGCGCCGCGCCCCGGGCGCATCGACACCGTGTACGACGTGCCCTTCGGCGACCAGCGCGTGCAGGACCTCAAGCACGAGCCGGAGTTCGTGCGCCTCAAGCGCGACATCCTCGACCGCATCCGCGAGACCTCGGGCATGAAGACCGATCTGGAACAGCTGCAACGCCTTTCGGGCGTGGGCGTTTGA
- a CDS encoding urea amidolyase associated protein UAAP1 produces the protein MWSEVVPGGSHWSWRMPRGSAIRFVALEAGANVSLVLYSALEKLERYNMPDSLKAQHTAHYTQGHVLMSDMGRSMASFTADSLGWHDPLGALLDAELMQEKYGEKRYEHARNAMHRSGKDGLLIEIGKYGLTKRDLIAPVNLFSKVGVDAQGRFAFVPEHAKAGDFVEMRFDMDVVLAMSTAPHGLDTAPAYSPKKVGLLAWRCGAAPENDVCRAFRPENARALHNTDMLYL, from the coding sequence ATGTGGAGCGAGGTGGTGCCCGGCGGCAGCCACTGGAGCTGGCGCATGCCGCGCGGCAGCGCCATCCGCTTTGTGGCGCTGGAGGCTGGGGCCAACGTGAGCCTGGTGCTCTACAGCGCCTTGGAAAAGCTGGAGCGCTACAACATGCCCGACAGCCTGAAGGCGCAGCACACGGCGCACTACACACAAGGCCATGTGCTCATGAGCGACATGGGCCGCAGCATGGCCAGCTTCACGGCCGACAGTCTGGGCTGGCACGACCCGCTGGGCGCCCTGCTGGACGCCGAACTGATGCAGGAGAAATACGGCGAGAAGCGCTACGAGCACGCGCGCAACGCCATGCACCGATCCGGCAAAGACGGCCTGCTGATCGAGATCGGCAAATACGGCCTCACCAAGCGCGACCTCATCGCGCCGGTGAATCTGTTCAGCAAGGTGGGTGTGGACGCGCAGGGCCGTTTTGCCTTTGTGCCCGAGCACGCCAAGGCCGGTGATTTTGTGGAGATGCGCTTCGACATGGATGTGGTCCTGGCCATGAGCACCGCACCCCACGGGCTGGACACCGCGCCCGCCTACAGCCCGAAGAAAGTGGGCCTGCTGGCCTGGCGCTGCGGAGCCGCGCCAGAGAACGACGTGTGCCGCGCCTTCCGCCCGGAAAACGCGCGCGCCCTGCACAACACCGACATGCTGTACCTGTGA
- a CDS encoding urea amidolyase associated protein UAAP2, translated as MNTTATDIRILESSLDPAQAVMNQRHPAGEPILFEVKRGQTLRIVDLEGNQAADVLFYNRHDPAEHYSATNTMQRQGGIYLTTGSVIRSNDGRAMLTIVADTCGRHDTLGGACAAESNTVRYALQKKFMHSCRDNYLIALQHADVGLGKRDLVPNINFFMNVPVTADGALSFEDGVSGPGKYVEMRAEMDVWVLISNCPQLNNPCNAYNPTPIQLLVWDPV; from the coding sequence ATGAACACCACCGCCACCGACATCCGCATTCTCGAAAGCAGCCTCGACCCAGCCCAAGCCGTGATGAACCAGCGCCACCCCGCCGGCGAGCCCATCCTGTTTGAAGTCAAGCGCGGGCAAACGCTGCGCATCGTGGACCTGGAGGGCAACCAGGCCGCCGACGTGCTGTTCTACAACCGCCACGACCCGGCCGAGCACTACAGCGCCACCAACACCATGCAGCGCCAGGGCGGCATCTACCTCACCACCGGCTCGGTGATCCGCAGCAACGACGGCCGCGCCATGCTCACCATCGTGGCCGACACCTGCGGCCGCCACGACACGCTGGGCGGCGCCTGCGCGGCCGAGAGCAACACGGTGCGCTACGCGCTGCAGAAGAAGTTCATGCACAGCTGCCGAGACAACTACCTGATCGCCCTGCAACACGCCGATGTGGGCCTGGGCAAACGCGACCTGGTGCCCAACATCAACTTCTTCATGAACGTGCCCGTCACGGCCGACGGCGCGCTGAGTTTTGAAGACGGCGTGTCGGGCCCGGGGAAGTACGTGGAGATGCGGGCGGAGATGGATGTGTGGGTGTTGATCAGCAACTGCCCGCAGTTGAACAACCCGTGCAACGCCTACAACCCCACGCCGATCCAGCTCCTGGTCTGGGACCCGGTCTGA
- a CDS encoding 5-oxoprolinase/urea amidolyase family protein, protein MFSKVLIANRGAIACRIIRTLKTLGVQSVAVYSEADAQARHVREADEAYLLGPAPAAESYLRADRILQIAKDCDAQAIHPGYGFLSENPAFAEACEAAGIAFIGPAPEQMRAFGLKHTARDLAEQRGVPLLPGSGLLTDLAQAQSEASRVGFPVMLKSTAGGGGIGMRLVWNAAELTDAFDSVGRMAQANFKDAGLFIEKYVEQARHIEVQVFGDGVGGVIALGERDCSVQRRNQKVIEETPAPGLSDAQRSELHATAVRLAQAVNYRSAGTVEFVYDASTGEFYFLEVNTRLQVEHGVTEQVCGVDLVAWMLQLAAGDLPTLHTLQPTPQGASIQVRLYAEDPAKNFQPSAGLLTEVVFPADARLDSWVERGTEVPAWYDPMLAKLIVTADTREAALKKMEDALDATRLAGIETNLGYLRQVVRDPVFRTGKQVTRFLSTFAYRPATIDVIEPGVQTSVQDWPGRQGYWDVGVPPSGPMDMHAHRAANALVGNTSDAAALEITLAGPTLRFNTATVVAVTGAPAKLTLNGEAVPMWQAIQVPAGGLLAVGRCEHGVRLALAVAGGLDVPLYLGSRSTFTLGQFGGHAGRHLRTGDVLHLADPVRAELPSVRAEPVEAQRAQTLRQAQGERLEVPEYTHHWDIKVLYGPHGAPDFFTPDDITMFFGTDWKIHHNSSRTGVRLIGPKPQWARTDGGEAGLHPSNIHDNAYAIGAIDFTGDMPVILGPDGPSLGGFVCPAVVLHDELWKLGQLRPGDTVRFHRQAGSPASPVLDDRAAQGDRPRRVIRQAGDRYVLIEFGPLTLDLELRMRVQALLHGLKARELKGVIDLTPGIRSLQVHFDPTLLPRDALLQIISEADDALPPVDEMVVPSRTVVLPLSWDDPQTKLAIEKYMQSVRPDAPWCPSNIEFIRRINGLDSIEDVFNIVFDARYLVLGLGDVYLGAPVATPLDPRHRLVTTKYNPARTWTPENAVGIGGAYLCVYGMEGPGGYQFVGRTLQMWNRWRHGAPGTPFEQPWLLRFFDQIRFEPVSEDALKTIRANFPHGGHALRTEDGTFSLKDYRRFLNENAESITSFKARQQAAFEAERDRWVAAGQNDFSSDDAAASAGVADEVDLPEGGRLLATSVPGNVWKVSVSVGQQVQAGDVLLVIESMKMEFNLLAPANATVHSLMCAQGGAVSAGQNVLVLIDEAV, encoded by the coding sequence ATGTTCAGCAAGGTCCTGATTGCCAACCGAGGCGCCATTGCCTGCCGCATCATCCGCACGCTCAAAACCCTGGGCGTGCAGAGCGTGGCCGTGTACTCCGAAGCCGACGCGCAGGCCCGCCATGTGCGCGAGGCCGACGAGGCTTACCTGCTAGGTCCAGCCCCAGCGGCCGAGAGTTATTTGCGCGCCGACCGCATCCTGCAAATCGCCAAAGACTGCGACGCGCAGGCCATCCACCCCGGCTACGGTTTTCTCTCCGAGAACCCGGCGTTTGCCGAAGCCTGCGAGGCTGCGGGCATCGCCTTCATCGGCCCCGCGCCCGAGCAGATGCGCGCCTTTGGCCTCAAGCACACGGCGCGAGATCTGGCCGAGCAGCGCGGTGTGCCGCTGCTGCCGGGCTCGGGCCTGTTGACCGATCTCGCACAGGCGCAGAGCGAAGCCTCGCGCGTGGGTTTCCCGGTCATGCTCAAGAGCACGGCGGGCGGCGGCGGCATCGGCATGCGGCTGGTGTGGAACGCGGCCGAGCTCACCGACGCCTTCGACTCGGTGGGCCGCATGGCACAGGCCAACTTCAAGGACGCGGGCCTGTTCATCGAAAAATACGTGGAGCAGGCGCGGCACATCGAGGTGCAGGTGTTTGGCGACGGCGTGGGCGGCGTGATCGCGCTCGGCGAGCGCGACTGTTCGGTGCAGCGGCGCAACCAGAAGGTGATTGAAGAAACGCCCGCGCCGGGCCTGAGCGACGCACAGCGCAGCGAGCTGCACGCCACCGCCGTGCGGCTGGCGCAGGCGGTGAACTACCGCTCCGCCGGCACGGTGGAGTTTGTGTACGACGCGTCCACTGGCGAGTTCTATTTCCTTGAAGTGAATACGCGCCTGCAGGTGGAGCACGGCGTGACCGAGCAGGTGTGTGGCGTGGACCTGGTGGCGTGGATGCTGCAACTCGCGGCCGGCGATTTGCCAACTTTGCACACGCTGCAACCCACGCCACAAGGTGCGTCGATCCAGGTGCGGCTGTACGCCGAAGACCCGGCGAAAAACTTCCAACCGAGTGCAGGCCTGCTCACGGAGGTGGTGTTTCCTGCAGACGCCCGCTTGGACAGCTGGGTGGAGCGCGGCACCGAGGTGCCCGCCTGGTACGACCCGATGCTGGCCAAGCTGATCGTGACCGCCGACACGCGCGAAGCAGCGCTGAAAAAGATGGAAGACGCGCTGGACGCCACGCGCCTGGCCGGCATCGAAACCAACCTGGGCTACCTGCGCCAGGTGGTGCGCGACCCGGTGTTTCGCACCGGCAAACAGGTCACGCGTTTTCTCTCCACCTTCGCCTACCGCCCGGCCACCATCGACGTGATCGAACCGGGTGTGCAGACCTCGGTGCAGGACTGGCCGGGCCGCCAAGGCTACTGGGACGTGGGTGTGCCGCCCAGCGGCCCGATGGACATGCATGCCCACCGCGCGGCCAACGCGCTGGTGGGCAATACGAGCGACGCGGCCGCGCTGGAGATCACGCTGGCCGGACCCACGTTGCGCTTCAACACCGCCACGGTGGTGGCCGTGACGGGTGCGCCAGCCAAGCTGACGCTGAATGGCGAGGCCGTGCCGATGTGGCAAGCCATTCAGGTGCCCGCTGGTGGCCTGCTCGCCGTGGGCCGTTGCGAACACGGCGTTCGCCTCGCGCTGGCGGTGGCGGGTGGGCTCGACGTGCCGCTCTACCTGGGCAGCCGCAGCACCTTCACGCTGGGGCAGTTTGGTGGGCATGCGGGGCGGCATTTGCGCACGGGGGATGTGCTGCACCTCGCTGATCCAGTTCGGGCTGAGCTCCCTTCCGTTCGGGCTGAGCCTGTCGAAGCCCAGCGCGCGCAAACCCTTCGACAAGCTCAGGGCGAACGGCTGGAGGTCCCCGAGTACACACACCACTGGGACATCAAGGTCCTTTACGGACCACACGGCGCACCCGACTTCTTCACGCCCGACGACATCACGATGTTCTTCGGCACCGACTGGAAGATCCACCACAACAGCAGCCGCACAGGTGTTCGCCTCATCGGCCCCAAACCCCAATGGGCGCGCACCGACGGCGGCGAGGCGGGGCTGCACCCGTCCAACATCCACGACAACGCCTACGCCATCGGCGCGATCGACTTCACCGGCGACATGCCGGTGATCCTCGGGCCCGATGGCCCCAGCCTGGGCGGCTTCGTGTGCCCGGCCGTGGTGCTGCACGACGAACTGTGGAAGCTCGGCCAGCTGCGCCCCGGAGACACCGTGCGCTTTCACCGCCAGGCCGGCTCGCCAGCGAGCCCCGTGCTCGACGACCGCGCGGCGCAAGGCGACCGCCCGCGCCGCGTGATCCGCCAGGCCGGCGACCGCTATGTGCTCATCGAGTTCGGCCCGCTCACGCTGGACCTGGAACTGCGCATGCGCGTGCAGGCGCTGCTGCACGGCCTGAAAGCACGGGAACTGAAAGGAGTGATCGACCTCACCCCGGGCATCCGTTCGCTGCAGGTGCACTTCGACCCAACCCTGCTGCCGCGCGACGCGTTGCTCCAGATCATCAGCGAGGCAGACGACGCGCTGCCGCCGGTGGACGAAATGGTGGTGCCCTCGCGCACCGTGGTGCTGCCGCTGAGCTGGGACGACCCGCAGACCAAGCTGGCCATCGAGAAGTACATGCAGTCGGTGCGGCCCGATGCGCCCTGGTGCCCGAGCAACATCGAATTCATCCGCCGCATCAACGGGCTGGACTCGATCGAGGACGTGTTCAACATCGTGTTCGATGCGCGCTATCTGGTGCTGGGCCTGGGCGATGTGTACCTGGGCGCGCCGGTGGCAACTCCCTTGGACCCGCGCCACCGCCTCGTGACCACCAAGTACAACCCGGCGCGCACCTGGACGCCAGAGAACGCGGTGGGCATTGGTGGCGCCTACCTCTGCGTGTATGGCATGGAAGGCCCGGGCGGCTACCAGTTTGTGGGCCGCACGCTGCAGATGTGGAACCGCTGGCGCCACGGCGCGCCGGGCACGCCGTTCGAGCAGCCCTGGCTGCTGCGCTTTTTCGACCAGATCCGCTTCGAGCCGGTGAGCGAAGACGCGCTGAAGACCATCCGCGCCAATTTCCCGCACGGCGGCCACGCGCTGCGCACCGAAGACGGCACGTTCAGCCTCAAGGACTACAGGCGCTTCCTCAACGAGAACGCCGAGAGCATCACCAGCTTCAAAGCCAGGCAACAGGCCGCGTTTGAAGCCGAGCGCGATCGCTGGGTCGCCGCCGGGCAAAACGACTTCAGCAGCGACGATGCGGCGGCCAGCGCGGGTGTGGCCGACGAAGTCGACCTGCCCGAGGGCGGGCGCCTGCTGGCCACCAGCGTGCCGGGCAATGTGTGGAAGGTCTCCGTGAGCGTGGGCCAGCAGGTGCAGGCCGGCGACGTGCTGCTGGTGATCGAGTCCATGAAGATGGAATTCAACTTGCTTGCACCGGCCAATGCCACGGTGCACAGCCTCATGTGCGCGCAGGGCGGTGCGGTGTCGGCCGGGCAGAACGTGCTGGTGCTGATCGACGAAGCCGTCTGA
- the atzF gene encoding allophanate hydrolase, translating into MSLNQLSFDLASLQAAYRSGTTVRAVVAESLARCRTDTHHAFIHVLTDAEVAPHVARLDGVDPASLPLFGVPFVIKDNIDLAGVPTTAGCPEFAYTPTESAFLIQQLMAAGAVPVGKANLDQFATGLNGTRSPYGACQNAFDPDFISGGSSSGSAVSVAKGCATFSLGTDTAGSGRVPASFNNLVGLKPTLGLLSGTGMVPACRSLDTVSIFALTAGDVQAVLGAAAAFDASDAYSRAAQPFGVDFSSGDFRFGVPRAQDLEFFGNTAAAQLFATSVARLKALGGTPVEVDLTPFLEAARLLYDGPWVAERFVAIQDFINAQPEAVFPPVRTIIEGGRGVTGAQAFAASYRLKALKRACDAVWNSIDCLLTPTAGTLYRIADMQADPIQLNSNLGRYTNFMNLLDYSAVAVPSGFLEGGPAQGLPWGVTLAAPAFKDIALLRLADRFHRAEAFTLGATPTPLASTPACTGLPSGEVGVAGSGTVRVAVCGAHLSGLPLNHQLTSRGARLVGSPHSAPDYQLHALAGGPVQRPGMVRVAEGGSAIALEVWELPAAHFGSFVAGIPAPLGIGKVKLADGSEVPGFICEGIGIAGATDITRFGGWRAWLAAGAPR; encoded by the coding sequence ATGTCCTTGAACCAATTGTCTTTCGACCTCGCCAGCCTGCAAGCCGCCTACCGCAGCGGCACCACCGTGCGCGCGGTGGTGGCCGAGTCGCTGGCGCGCTGCCGCACCGACACGCACCACGCCTTCATCCATGTGCTGACTGACGCCGAGGTAGCGCCCCACGTGGCCCGGCTCGACGGCGTGGACCCGGCCAGCCTGCCGCTGTTCGGTGTGCCGTTCGTGATCAAGGACAACATCGACCTGGCCGGCGTGCCCACCACCGCCGGCTGCCCCGAATTTGCCTACACGCCCACCGAGAGCGCCTTCCTCATCCAGCAGCTCATGGCGGCTGGTGCGGTGCCGGTGGGCAAGGCCAACCTCGACCAGTTCGCCACCGGGCTCAACGGCACCCGCTCGCCGTATGGCGCGTGTCAGAACGCGTTTGATCCGGACTTCATCTCGGGCGGTTCCAGCTCGGGCTCGGCGGTGTCGGTGGCCAAGGGCTGTGCCACGTTTTCGCTGGGCACCGACACCGCCGGCTCGGGACGTGTGCCGGCTTCGTTCAACAACCTGGTGGGCCTCAAGCCCACGCTGGGCCTGCTCTCGGGCACGGGCATGGTGCCGGCCTGCCGTTCGCTGGACACGGTGAGCATCTTTGCGCTGACGGCGGGCGACGTGCAGGCCGTGCTGGGCGCTGCGGCGGCGTTTGATGCGAGCGACGCCTACAGCCGCGCAGCCCAGCCCTTCGGTGTGGATTTTTCTTCGGGTGATTTCCGCTTCGGCGTGCCGCGCGCGCAAGACCTGGAGTTCTTCGGCAACACCGCCGCGGCGCAACTGTTCGCCACGTCGGTGGCGCGGCTCAAAGCGCTGGGCGGCACGCCGGTCGAGGTCGACCTCACGCCGTTCCTCGAAGCCGCGCGCCTGCTCTACGACGGACCGTGGGTGGCCGAGCGTTTTGTCGCCATCCAGGACTTCATCAACGCGCAGCCCGAGGCCGTGTTTCCCCCGGTGCGCACCATCATCGAAGGTGGTCGAGGCGTGACCGGCGCCCAGGCTTTTGCAGCGAGCTACCGCCTCAAGGCGCTCAAGCGCGCGTGTGATGCCGTGTGGAACAGCATCGACTGCCTGCTCACCCCCACCGCCGGCACCCTCTACCGCATCGCCGACATGCAGGCCGATCCGATCCAGCTCAACTCCAACCTGGGCCGCTACACCAACTTCATGAACCTGCTGGACTACAGCGCGGTGGCCGTGCCCTCGGGCTTTCTGGAAGGCGGCCCCGCGCAAGGCCTGCCCTGGGGCGTGACGCTGGCGGCGCCCGCGTTCAAGGACATCGCGCTGCTGCGCCTGGCCGACCGCTTCCACCGCGCCGAGGCCTTCACGCTGGGCGCCACGCCCACACCGCTGGCCAGCACCCCCGCGTGCACAGGCCTGCCCTCGGGCGAGGTGGGCGTGGCCGGCAGCGGCACCGTGCGCGTGGCAGTGTGCGGCGCCCACCTCTCGGGCCTGCCTCTGAACCACCAGCTCACCTCGCGTGGCGCGCGCCTTGTCGGCAGTCCACATTCGGCCCCCGACTACCAGCTGCACGCGCTGGCTGGTGGTCCGGTGCAGAGGCCCGGCATGGTGCGCGTGGCCGAGGGTGGCTCGGCCATTGCGCTGGAGGTGTGGGAGCTGCCTGCGGCCCACTTCGGCAGCTTCGTGGCGGGCATCCCGGCACCGCTGGGCATCGGCAAGGTGAAGCTGGCCGATGGCAGCGAGGTGCCCGGGTTCATCTGCGAGGGCATCGGCATCGCGGGTGCCACCGACATCACGCGGTTCGGCGGCTGGCGGGCCTGGCTGGCAGCGGGCGCGCCGCGCTGA